The proteins below are encoded in one region of Drosophila santomea strain STO CAGO 1482 chromosome 2R, Prin_Dsan_1.1, whole genome shotgun sequence:
- the LOC120445313 gene encoding protein unzipped, producing MTKVRVQSQRSTIDRMTSTSCFIGLGCFLVLVQTLAPAKAAEHSVFTHKNASSVLGQLVTSSTLVWESYEPKDATQLQFAVEGGKYVTEDEHYPMYVCRVPIDGIQVSGHTEKILQRHVCLAAHYKHGKYDNFDVLMNKGHLGKVGWRHWRKFDAGVPVGAIRIGDDSYIGRHRAPSQPNKDGVVTHWGADFNLGHLEPVGLGKIRVIEAEREKYYDDGEVLVETEPFRYELRDIKLDRLRTDIQENMTELVTRRLENLEDKYSTVETILSYTFNYNQYWGSHEGVARGLPTKIFEKDEAVPAEINWALKHTEKRSENKAVHTKLWPGTAINVTLRGNYVTLEAPYSGKLFAFYYGSEESVSRKISAEVRKSYLKEVKLEFSPVYWIENGTLVPTTTTTTTTSTSTTTHATTTSTKEPTPINEPPLVHMKDNGVQHSGPDTLEKTLHDSPSSNELNSHEAPENMSSNPAKDVALAGFGVNAAGSTFIAGSTSLTLLLTLFLSL from the exons ATGACAAAAGTCAGAGTCCAATCACAACGAAGTACAATTGACAGAATGACATCAACTAGTTGTTTTATCGGTCTAGGCTGCTTTCTGGTCCTTGTTCAAACTCTAGCTCCAGCAAAGGCTGCGGAGCACTCAGTGTTCACCCACAAAAACGCATCATCGGTCTTGGGTCAATTGGTTACCTCGAGCACCCTAGTATGGGAGAGCTATGAACCCAAGGATGCCACACAGCTGCAGTTCGCCGTTGAAGGCGGAAAGTACGTTACTGAGGATGAGCATTACCCCATGTACGTATGCCGTGTGCCAATCGATGGCATCCAAGTGTCCGGCCACACCGAGAAAATCCTTCAGAGACACGTCTGCCTTGCGGCCCACTATAAGCACGGAAAGTACGACAACTTCGATGTCCTGATGAACAAGGGTCACCTGGGGAAGGTTGGCTGGCGTCATTGGCGTAAGTTCGATGCTGGTGTTCCCGTGGGTGCCATACGCATTGGAGATGACTCCTACATTGGTCGCCATCGGGCCCCAAGTCAACCGAATAAGGACGGCGTTGTCACCCACTGGGGCGCAGACTTTAATCTCGGCCACTTGGAGCCGGTGGGTCTGGGAAAAATCAGGGTCATTGAAGCCGAACGTGAGAAGTACTACGACGATGGCGAGGTTCTAGTCGAGACAGAGCCTTTCCGGTACGAGCTCAGGGACATCAAACTGGATCGCTTGCGCACTGATATTCAAGAGAACATGACTGAACTGG TTACTAGGAGGCTTGAGAATCTGGAAGATAAATATAGCACTGTGGAGACCATTCTAAGCTATACCTTCAACTATAATCAATATTGGGGATCCCATGAGGGTGTTGCTCGGGGGCTGCCCACAAAAATATTCGAAAAAGATGAAGCCGTCCCGGCTGAAATCAATTGGGCCTTAAAACACACCGAGAAGCGATCGGAAAACAAGGCAGTCCACACGAAACTCTGGCCCGGCACAGCAATTAATGTTACGCTACGTGGTAACTATGTGACCCTGGAGGCGCCGTACAGTGGCAAGCTCTTTGCTTTCTATTACGGAAGCGAAGAAAGCGTTTCCCGTAAGATCAGCGCAGAG GTGCGTAAGAGCTACTTGAAGGAGGTAAAGCTGGAGTTCAGCCCCGTCTACTGGATTGAGAACGGTACTCTGGTGCCCACAACGACCACCACAACGACCACGTCCACATCGACCACGACACATGCCACAACAACCAGCACCAAGGAGCCGACGCCCATAAACGAGCCCCCGCTGGTCCATATGAAGGACAATGGAGTGCAGCATTCAGGTCCCGATACGCTGGAGAAGACTTTGCACGACTCACCGTCCAGCAACGAGTTAAATTCGCACGAGGCTCCAGAGAACATGTCCTCCAACCCGGCCAAGGATGTGGCACTGGCAGGGTTCGGAGTTAACGCAGCGGGGTCAACATTTATTGCTGGGTCGACTTCATTGACGCTACTTTTAACACTTTTTTTGAGTCTGTAG